A single window of Nocardioides kongjuensis DNA harbors:
- a CDS encoding electron transfer flavoprotein subunit alpha/FixB family protein, translating into MILVLVETDATGAVEVSRETLSFARDLSAAGGGVPIDAVVVGPLPCPVEELAVQLATYGVRDVHHATGDAFSAYGGAAWASAVQSVREAAGSVVVTAAGTPRGMEVLAHLAARLGVAMAANVVAFDGLAPFTVTRQVVGGAALEDMVLGERPAIFTVAGHAVEATPAATPGAGRVVTSTPEVAAADLVARVVSAEPAQEDLSGGLKSARVVVGAGRGAGSADGFGDLLELVDLLDGALGVSRVVTSLGWRPHHEQVGQTGSRISPDLYVACGISGAIQHWAGCASAKTILAINTDPDAPMVAKAHYAVIGDLHEVVPAINEEIRRRRAS; encoded by the coding sequence GTCGAGACCGACGCGACGGGGGCCGTCGAGGTGTCCCGCGAGACCCTGTCCTTCGCCCGCGACCTGTCCGCCGCGGGCGGCGGCGTACCGATCGACGCGGTGGTCGTCGGACCGCTGCCGTGCCCCGTCGAGGAGCTGGCTGTGCAGCTGGCGACGTACGGCGTGCGCGACGTGCACCACGCCACGGGCGATGCGTTCAGCGCCTACGGAGGCGCCGCCTGGGCGAGCGCCGTGCAGTCGGTGCGCGAGGCCGCCGGGTCCGTGGTGGTGACCGCCGCCGGGACGCCCCGGGGGATGGAGGTGCTGGCCCACCTGGCCGCGCGCCTGGGCGTGGCGATGGCCGCCAACGTGGTGGCGTTCGACGGGCTGGCGCCCTTCACGGTGACCCGGCAGGTGGTCGGCGGCGCCGCGCTCGAGGACATGGTCCTGGGGGAGCGGCCGGCGATCTTCACCGTCGCCGGGCACGCCGTGGAGGCGACACCTGCTGCGACGCCCGGGGCCGGACGGGTGGTCACGAGCACGCCCGAGGTGGCCGCCGCCGACCTCGTGGCGCGCGTGGTGTCCGCCGAGCCCGCGCAGGAGGACCTGTCGGGCGGCCTGAAGTCGGCCCGGGTGGTCGTCGGTGCCGGTCGCGGCGCCGGCAGCGCCGACGGGTTCGGCGACCTGCTGGAGCTCGTCGACCTCCTCGACGGCGCGCTGGGGGTGTCCCGCGTCGTGACCAGCCTCGGCTGGCGACCCCACCACGAGCAGGTCGGCCAGACCGGGAGCCGGATCTCACCGGACCTGTACGTCGCCTGCGGCATCTCGGGCGCGATCCAGCACTGGGCCGGCTGCGCGAGCGCGAAGACGATCCTGGCCATCAACACCGACCCGGACGCGCCGATGGTCGCCAAGGCCCACTACGCGGTCATCGGGGACCTGCACGAGGTCGTCCCGGCGATCAACGAGGAGATCCGCCGGCGCCGGGCTTCCTAG
- a CDS encoding endonuclease/exonuclease/phosphatase family protein encodes MRIVSVNAWGGARHDDLAAWLPTAGADVVCLQEVTRTAGLSGWTSFADGERSLPQRANLHADVRRLLPSHEALFVASDAGPVTDDAGRRHQQDFGLGTYVSETLPIVGTASAFVHGCFVDHDEWTITDRPRAAQAVRVVDRAAGRTVCVVQLHGLRDPAGKGDTPAREEQADRLAAFVEAIRRPGDLVVLAGDLNLLPDSATFAVLRGIGLHDLVGTADTRTSAYPKPVRHASYLLVSDPEAVAGFRVRAEPEVSDHRILELDLRPAG; translated from the coding sequence ATGCGCATCGTCTCGGTCAACGCCTGGGGCGGTGCCCGCCACGACGACCTCGCGGCCTGGCTGCCCACCGCCGGTGCCGACGTCGTGTGCCTGCAGGAGGTCACCCGCACCGCCGGCCTGTCCGGCTGGACCTCCTTCGCCGACGGCGAGCGCTCGCTGCCCCAGCGGGCGAACCTGCACGCCGACGTACGACGTCTCCTGCCGTCGCACGAGGCCCTGTTCGTCGCCAGCGACGCCGGTCCGGTCACCGACGACGCAGGACGCCGGCACCAGCAGGACTTCGGCCTCGGCACCTACGTCAGCGAGACGCTGCCGATCGTCGGCACGGCGAGCGCGTTCGTGCACGGCTGCTTCGTCGACCACGACGAGTGGACCATCACCGACCGGCCCCGTGCGGCCCAGGCGGTGCGTGTCGTCGATCGCGCCGCCGGGCGCACCGTGTGCGTGGTGCAGCTGCACGGCCTGCGCGACCCCGCCGGCAAGGGCGACACCCCGGCCCGCGAGGAGCAGGCGGACCGGCTCGCCGCCTTCGTCGAGGCGATCCGACGGCCGGGCGACCTCGTGGTCCTGGCGGGCGACCTCAACCTGCTGCCGGACAGCGCGACGTTCGCGGTCCTGCGCGGGATCGGGTTGCACGACCTGGTCGGCACGGCCGACACCCGCACGTCGGCGTACCCCAAGCCGGTGCGGCACGCGAGCTACCTGCTCGTCTCGGACCCGGAAGCCGTGGCGGGCTTCCGGGTCCGGGCGGAGCCGGAGGTCTCGGACCACCGGATCCTCGAGCTCGACCTCAGGCCAGCTGGGTGA
- a CDS encoding FAD-dependent oxidoreductase gives MTSAYDILFEPVQIGPVTTKNRFYQVPHCNGMGYRDPSAQASMRKIKAEGGWSVVCTEQVEIHATSDIAPFIELRIWDDQDLPALKRIADAIHEGGGLAGIELAHNGMNAPNQLSRETPLGPQHLPVAPDTIAPVQARAMTKQDIDDLRRWHRNAVRRSLEAGYDVVYVYGAHGYGAPHHFLSRRYNNRTDEYGGSLENRMRLLKELLEDTIEEVAGRAAVACRITVEEEIDGGITREDIEGVLRELGELPDLWDFAMGSWEGDSVTSRFAPEGRQEEFVAGLKKLTTKPVVGVGRFTSPDAMVRQVKAGILDLIGAARPSIADPFLPNKIRDGRLNLIRECIGCNICVSGDLTMSPIRCTQNPSMGEEWRRGWHPERIRAKESDSRILVVGAGPSGLEAARALGVRGYDVVLAEAGRDLGGRVSAESRLPGLSAWGRVKEYREAVLAELPNVEIYRESPMTAADIVEFGFEHVITATGATWRTDGVARFHTTALPIAEGAQVLGPDDLFAGRLPEGRKVVVYDDDHYYLGGVVAELLAQQGYEVSIVTPAPQVSSWTNNTFEINRIQRRIIENGITRVLDHAVVAVGAGGVTVRETYTGLERDLDCDAVVMVTARLPREELYLDLVARRDAGEIASVRGIGDAWAPGTIAAAVWSGRRAAEEFDAVLPSNDEVPFRREVTQLA, from the coding sequence ATGACCTCGGCGTACGACATCCTCTTCGAGCCCGTGCAGATCGGGCCGGTCACCACCAAGAACCGCTTCTACCAGGTGCCGCACTGCAACGGCATGGGCTACCGCGACCCGAGCGCGCAGGCCTCGATGCGCAAGATCAAGGCCGAGGGCGGCTGGTCGGTCGTGTGCACCGAGCAGGTCGAGATCCACGCGACCTCAGACATCGCGCCGTTCATCGAGCTGCGGATCTGGGACGACCAGGACCTGCCCGCGCTCAAGCGGATCGCGGACGCCATCCACGAGGGTGGCGGCCTGGCCGGCATCGAGCTGGCCCACAACGGCATGAACGCGCCGAACCAGCTCAGCCGCGAGACCCCGCTCGGGCCGCAGCACCTCCCGGTCGCGCCCGACACCATCGCGCCGGTCCAGGCCCGCGCGATGACCAAGCAGGACATCGACGACCTGCGGCGTTGGCACCGCAACGCCGTGCGCCGTTCGCTGGAGGCCGGCTACGACGTCGTCTACGTCTACGGCGCGCACGGCTACGGCGCCCCGCACCACTTCCTCTCCCGCCGCTACAACAACCGCACCGACGAGTACGGCGGTTCGCTGGAGAACCGGATGCGCCTGCTGAAGGAGCTCCTCGAGGACACGATCGAGGAGGTCGCCGGCCGCGCCGCCGTGGCCTGCCGGATCACGGTCGAGGAGGAGATCGACGGCGGCATCACCCGCGAGGACATCGAGGGCGTGCTGCGCGAGCTCGGCGAGCTGCCGGACCTGTGGGACTTCGCGATGGGCAGCTGGGAGGGCGACTCGGTCACCTCACGGTTCGCGCCGGAGGGTCGTCAGGAGGAGTTCGTCGCCGGGCTGAAGAAGCTCACCACGAAGCCCGTCGTCGGCGTGGGCCGGTTCACCTCACCCGACGCGATGGTGCGCCAGGTCAAGGCCGGAATCCTCGACCTGATCGGCGCCGCCCGGCCCTCGATCGCCGACCCGTTCTTGCCGAACAAGATCCGCGACGGCAGGCTGAACCTGATCCGCGAGTGCATCGGCTGCAACATCTGCGTGTCCGGTGACCTCACGATGTCGCCGATCCGCTGCACCCAGAACCCCAGCATGGGCGAGGAGTGGCGGCGCGGCTGGCACCCCGAGAGGATCCGCGCCAAGGAGAGCGACTCGCGCATCCTCGTCGTCGGCGCCGGCCCGTCCGGCCTCGAGGCGGCCCGTGCCCTCGGCGTCCGCGGCTACGACGTCGTGCTGGCCGAGGCCGGGCGCGACCTCGGCGGTCGTGTGTCCGCGGAGTCGAGGCTGCCGGGCCTCTCGGCCTGGGGCCGGGTCAAGGAGTACCGCGAGGCGGTCCTCGCCGAGCTCCCCAACGTCGAGATCTACCGCGAGAGCCCGATGACGGCTGCGGACATCGTCGAGTTCGGCTTCGAGCACGTCATCACCGCCACCGGCGCCACCTGGCGCACCGACGGCGTCGCGCGCTTCCACACCACCGCGCTGCCGATCGCCGAGGGCGCGCAGGTGCTCGGCCCGGACGACCTGTTCGCCGGCCGCCTGCCCGAGGGCAGGAAGGTCGTCGTCTACGACGACGACCACTACTACCTCGGCGGCGTCGTCGCGGAGCTGCTGGCGCAGCAGGGGTACGAGGTCTCCATCGTCACCCCGGCTCCGCAGGTCTCGTCGTGGACCAACAACACCTTCGAGATCAACCGGATCCAGCGCCGCATCATCGAGAACGGCATCACCCGGGTGCTCGACCACGCCGTCGTCGCGGTCGGCGCGGGCGGCGTGACCGTCCGCGAGACCTACACCGGCCTCGAGCGCGACCTCGACTGCGACGCCGTGGTCATGGTGACCGCCCGCCTGCCCAGGGAGGAGCTGTACCTCGACCTCGTCGCCCGCCGCGACGCCGGCGAGATCGCCTCCGTGCGTGGCATCGGCGATGCCTGGGCCCCGGGCACCATCGCCGCCGCCGTGTGGTCGGGACGCCGTGCTGCCGAGGAGTTCGACGCCGTGCTGCCGTCCAACGACGAGGTGCCGTTCCGCCGCGAGGTCACCCAGCTGGCCTGA
- a CDS encoding purine-cytosine permease family protein — protein sequence MHDDAIETTLTVEKRTIDHIPVTERHGKARDLFTIWFGSNIMLLTVATGVVATAVYGLPVWAAVIALVVGHALGGVVMALHAAQGPQMGVPQMLQTRAQFGSYGSLLVVVLVIFMYVGFFASNMVLGGQAVSSLFGLDETFSIILIGLVSVAGAIVGYRMIHALTGLMSLVSGLVMVLAFVWVLAVNDLPTGTFHSDGATLAGFMGTISLAALWQIAYAPYVSDYTRYMPRDTGVRPAFWATYAGAVLGSLFPMILGAVVGAALPESDTVSGLQELTHGVGGLVIAVFGIGIACTNAMNLYCGALSTITVGQTIFPRWVPGAAARGVVSALLFVAAVVMALAGKDDFLVNFTNFMLLLLCVLVPWTAVNLVDYYLLKHGEYDIDSLFERDGGRYGQFNLIAVGCYFLGIAVQVPFLVTTKYTGPIGERLHYVDISWIVGLAVICPLYLFLMRRFSRFSGHRPALEPAAQGGVA from the coding sequence ATGCACGACGACGCGATCGAGACCACCCTGACGGTGGAGAAGCGCACCATCGACCACATCCCGGTGACCGAGCGGCACGGCAAGGCCCGTGACCTGTTCACGATCTGGTTCGGGTCGAACATCATGCTGCTCACCGTCGCCACCGGTGTCGTCGCGACCGCCGTCTACGGCCTGCCGGTCTGGGCGGCGGTGATCGCGCTGGTCGTCGGCCACGCGCTCGGCGGGGTCGTCATGGCGCTGCACGCGGCCCAGGGCCCGCAGATGGGCGTGCCGCAGATGCTGCAGACCCGCGCGCAGTTCGGGTCCTACGGAAGCCTGCTGGTCGTCGTGCTCGTGATCTTCATGTATGTCGGCTTCTTCGCGTCCAACATGGTGCTCGGCGGACAGGCCGTCTCCAGCCTGTTCGGGCTCGACGAGACGTTCTCGATCATCCTGATCGGCCTGGTCAGCGTGGCCGGCGCGATCGTCGGCTACCGGATGATCCACGCCCTGACCGGCCTGATGAGCCTGGTCTCCGGGCTGGTCATGGTGCTCGCCTTCGTCTGGGTCCTCGCGGTCAACGACCTGCCGACCGGCACCTTCCACTCCGACGGCGCCACCCTGGCCGGGTTCATGGGCACGATCTCGCTCGCGGCCCTGTGGCAGATCGCCTACGCGCCGTACGTCTCCGACTACACCCGCTACATGCCTCGCGACACCGGCGTGCGCCCGGCGTTCTGGGCGACGTACGCCGGCGCGGTGCTCGGCTCGCTGTTCCCGATGATCCTCGGTGCCGTCGTCGGCGCCGCCCTGCCCGAGTCGGACACGGTCTCCGGGCTGCAGGAGCTCACCCACGGCGTCGGCGGGCTCGTGATCGCCGTCTTCGGCATCGGCATCGCCTGCACCAACGCGATGAACCTCTACTGCGGCGCACTCTCCACGATCACCGTCGGCCAGACGATCTTCCCGAGGTGGGTGCCCGGCGCCGCCGCGCGCGGCGTCGTCTCGGCGCTGCTCTTCGTCGCCGCCGTCGTGATGGCGCTCGCCGGCAAGGACGACTTCCTCGTCAACTTCACCAACTTCATGCTCCTGCTGCTGTGCGTGCTGGTGCCGTGGACCGCGGTCAACCTGGTCGACTACTACCTGCTCAAGCACGGCGAGTACGACATCGACTCGCTCTTCGAGCGCGACGGCGGCCGCTACGGCCAGTTCAACCTGATCGCGGTCGGCTGCTACTTCCTCGGCATCGCGGTCCAGGTCCCGTTCCTGGTGACCACCAAGTACACCGGACCGATCGGCGAGAGGCTCCACTACGTCGACATCTCCTGGATCGTCGGGCTCGCGGTGATCTGCCCCCTCTACCTGTTCCTGATGCGGCGGTTCAGCCGGTTCTCCGGCCACCGCCCGGCGCTGGAGCCGGCCGCGCAGGGCGGCGTCGCGTGA
- a CDS encoding carbon-nitrogen hydrolase family protein, with protein sequence MQDRVTIGLVQWHAAPGEPDTNLTTALALVAEAARQGAELVVLPELWASGYDAPRLAAIVAGAAEPVPGPRSDALAAAARSHGIWLFAGSVPELADGATYNTTVVYDPAGEIVARHRKAHLYRPTAEDAVFAAGSEATVLDTVPFGRVGMATCFDGDHAAYARALRDRGARLVVMPAAYEAGAEHWWDRLHPAHALANGQWWITVNQPGGEGDAAMFGRSRVIAPDGTVVCEAPRHDADGPAVVTCTVDLAAGIADADQHNAALWTDTRPELYVL encoded by the coding sequence ATGCAGGATCGCGTCACCATCGGCCTGGTGCAGTGGCACGCCGCCCCCGGCGAGCCCGACACCAACCTCACGACCGCGCTGGCGCTGGTCGCGGAGGCGGCCCGCCAGGGCGCGGAACTGGTGGTCCTGCCGGAGCTCTGGGCCAGTGGGTACGACGCCCCGCGGCTCGCAGCGATCGTCGCCGGGGCCGCCGAGCCGGTGCCCGGGCCACGCAGCGACGCGCTCGCCGCGGCGGCGCGCTCGCACGGGATCTGGCTGTTCGCCGGGTCGGTCCCGGAGCTGGCCGACGGGGCGACGTACAACACCACCGTCGTGTACGACCCGGCCGGCGAGATCGTTGCCCGCCACCGCAAGGCCCACCTCTACCGGCCGACCGCGGAGGACGCGGTCTTCGCCGCCGGCTCCGAGGCCACCGTCCTCGACACCGTGCCCTTCGGCCGGGTCGGCATGGCCACCTGCTTCGACGGCGACCATGCGGCCTACGCCCGCGCGCTGCGTGACCGCGGCGCCCGCCTCGTCGTGATGCCCGCCGCCTACGAGGCCGGGGCCGAGCACTGGTGGGACCGGCTCCACCCGGCGCACGCGCTGGCCAACGGGCAGTGGTGGATCACCGTCAACCAGCCCGGCGGCGAGGGCGACGCGGCGATGTTCGGCCGCAGCCGCGTCATCGCCCCCGACGGCACCGTCGTCTGCGAGGCGCCGCGCCACGACGCCGATGGACCGGCCGTCGTGACCTGCACGGTCGACCTCGCCGCCGGGATCGCGGACGCGGACCAGCACAACGCCGCGCTGTGGACCGACACGCGCCCGGAGCTCTACGTCCTCTGA
- a CDS encoding aldehyde dehydrogenase family protein — protein sequence MRTHQDWIAEAAKVVLPTRPFVGGGFVDAGTATFENRNPATGALLAEVADAGAEGVDRAVRAARAAFDSGVWSRAGVAFRRERMLHFADLLADHAAELAVLDSLDMGKRVVDAHELDLPFSVNLFRYYAEAIDKINDEVAPTPPGTLGLVRRVPLGVVGAVVPWNYPVDMLAWKVAPAMAAGNSVVLKPAEQSPSSALRIAELAAEAGIPDGVLNVVPGLGETTGRALGLHPDVDVLAFTGSTEVGAYFLQYAGQSNLKQVWLECGGKSPHVVFADAEDLAVTAKQTAFGIWFNQGAVCSAHSRVLVQREVHEEFVSLVAAEAAAYAPGDPLDPAAGMGAIVSPEQTDRIMQFVDEARTSGARLVTGGDRLTRDGSDCYVQPTVFDGVDPASTLAREEVFGPVLAITPFDTEDEAVTLANDTAYGLAASVATSNLGRAHRLAERIHAGTVTVNGVDAFSAWTPFGGFKGSGFGRDLSLHALDKYVGLKTVWINH from the coding sequence GTGCGCACTCACCAGGACTGGATCGCCGAGGCCGCCAAGGTCGTCCTCCCGACCCGCCCGTTCGTCGGTGGCGGCTTCGTCGACGCCGGCACGGCCACCTTCGAGAACCGCAACCCCGCGACAGGTGCCCTGCTCGCCGAGGTCGCCGACGCGGGCGCCGAGGGCGTCGACCGCGCCGTGCGCGCGGCGCGGGCCGCCTTCGACTCCGGGGTCTGGAGCCGCGCGGGCGTGGCCTTCCGGCGCGAGCGGATGCTCCACTTCGCCGACCTGCTGGCCGACCACGCCGCCGAGCTCGCCGTGCTCGACTCCCTCGACATGGGCAAGCGGGTCGTCGACGCCCACGAGCTCGACCTGCCGTTCTCGGTCAACCTGTTCCGCTACTACGCCGAGGCGATCGACAAGATCAACGACGAGGTCGCCCCGACCCCGCCGGGCACCCTCGGCCTGGTCCGGCGGGTCCCGCTGGGCGTCGTCGGCGCGGTGGTGCCGTGGAACTACCCGGTCGACATGCTGGCGTGGAAGGTCGCCCCGGCGATGGCCGCGGGCAACAGCGTGGTCCTCAAGCCCGCCGAGCAGTCGCCGTCCTCCGCGCTGCGGATCGCCGAGCTCGCCGCCGAGGCCGGCATCCCCGACGGCGTCCTGAACGTCGTTCCCGGCCTGGGCGAGACCACCGGCAGGGCGCTCGGCCTGCACCCGGACGTCGACGTGCTCGCGTTCACCGGCTCCACCGAGGTCGGCGCCTACTTCCTGCAGTACGCCGGCCAGTCCAACCTCAAGCAGGTCTGGCTCGAGTGCGGCGGCAAGAGCCCCCACGTGGTCTTCGCCGACGCCGAGGACCTCGCCGTCACCGCGAAGCAGACCGCCTTCGGCATCTGGTTCAACCAGGGCGCGGTCTGCTCGGCGCACTCTCGGGTGCTCGTCCAGCGCGAGGTGCACGAGGAGTTCGTCTCGCTCGTCGCGGCCGAGGCCGCGGCGTACGCCCCCGGCGACCCGCTCGACCCCGCCGCCGGGATGGGAGCGATCGTCTCGCCCGAGCAGACCGACCGGATCATGCAGTTCGTCGACGAGGCCCGGACCTCCGGTGCCCGCCTGGTCACGGGTGGCGACCGGCTCACCCGCGACGGCAGCGACTGCTACGTGCAGCCGACCGTGTTCGACGGCGTCGACCCGGCCTCCACCCTCGCCCGCGAGGAGGTCTTCGGGCCGGTGCTCGCGATCACGCCCTTCGACACCGAGGACGAGGCGGTCACCCTCGCCAACGACACGGCGTACGGCCTCGCCGCCTCCGTCGCCACCAGCAACCTCGGCCGCGCCCACCGGTTGGCCGAGCGGATCCACGCAGGGACGGTCACCGTCAACGGCGTGGACGCCTTCAGCGCCTGGACCCCGTTCGGGGGGTTCAAGGGCTCCGGGTTCGGCCGCGACCTCTCGCTGCACGCCCTCGACAAGTACGTCGGTCTGAAGACCGTCTGGATCAACCACTGA
- a CDS encoding APC family permease — translation MSDTVRPTELAAEQQALLHRTLGRFDIIFLLIAAVVGLETLGQVSTYGAEAFTWALVLAVFFLVPYGLIFAETGAAFSEEGGAYTWVRDAFGRPAAAVASLLNWVTQPVWVGGSMSFLAAETVSTYITPLPSGSFADYVFKFVFIWITVLAAVVSLQKGKWLPTSGAVLKIAVLVLFVVTTAIYAVQHGVEGLGAGDFSPTLLGLFGSVPILLFAYLGFESGNSAAGEMENPGRDVPVSIARSCATAAFCYLVPILAILLVVPKDEITGIGGFLDAVKTVFSVYGDASGPMLKITAIVVVYVLMSQGSAWMIISDRMQAMTAADGSFFGGYFGRFHPGLGTPVRVNMLSGVTATVFMFAAMVVSGTGGAIFGVVLTISISTFLLAYLFVIPAAIKLRRMYPDVERPFRVPVSDRGFALLGWLAFAWIVLGSWVAVFPGTLERVFGLDYPFKDYWGVSQATFEAFTLGTLAVIGALGAIGYVFGRSVRAGSAADNPDTPDNQIKETVR, via the coding sequence ATGTCAGACACCGTCCGCCCCACGGAGCTCGCCGCCGAGCAGCAGGCGCTGCTGCACCGCACGCTCGGCCGCTTCGACATCATCTTCCTGCTCATCGCCGCCGTCGTCGGCCTCGAGACGCTCGGCCAGGTCTCGACGTACGGCGCCGAGGCGTTCACCTGGGCGCTCGTGCTCGCCGTGTTCTTCCTCGTGCCCTACGGCCTGATCTTCGCCGAGACCGGTGCTGCCTTCAGCGAGGAGGGCGGCGCGTACACCTGGGTCCGCGACGCCTTCGGCCGCCCGGCGGCAGCGGTCGCCTCGCTGCTCAACTGGGTCACCCAGCCGGTGTGGGTGGGCGGCTCGATGTCGTTCCTGGCGGCCGAGACGGTCAGCACCTACATCACCCCGCTGCCGTCGGGCTCCTTCGCCGACTACGTCTTCAAGTTCGTCTTCATCTGGATCACCGTGCTCGCGGCCGTCGTCAGCCTGCAGAAGGGCAAGTGGCTGCCGACCAGCGGTGCGGTGCTCAAGATCGCCGTGCTGGTGCTGTTCGTGGTGACCACGGCGATCTACGCCGTCCAGCACGGCGTCGAGGGCCTCGGCGCCGGCGACTTCAGCCCGACCCTGCTCGGCCTCTTCGGCTCGGTCCCGATCCTGCTGTTCGCCTACCTCGGCTTCGAGTCGGGCAACAGCGCCGCCGGCGAGATGGAGAACCCGGGCCGCGACGTGCCCGTCTCGATCGCCCGCTCCTGCGCGACCGCCGCGTTCTGCTACCTGGTGCCGATCCTCGCGATCCTGCTGGTGGTGCCGAAGGACGAGATCACCGGCATCGGCGGCTTCCTGGACGCGGTCAAGACCGTGTTCTCGGTGTACGGCGACGCGTCCGGCCCGATGCTCAAGATCACCGCGATCGTGGTGGTCTACGTGCTGATGAGCCAGGGCTCGGCGTGGATGATCATCTCCGACCGGATGCAGGCGATGACCGCTGCCGACGGCTCCTTCTTCGGCGGCTACTTCGGTCGCTTCCACCCCGGCCTGGGCACCCCGGTGCGCGTCAACATGCTCTCGGGCGTGACGGCGACCGTGTTCATGTTCGCCGCGATGGTCGTCTCCGGCACCGGTGGCGCGATCTTCGGCGTGGTGCTGACGATCTCGATCTCCACCTTCCTGCTCGCCTACCTCTTCGTCATCCCCGCCGCGATCAAGCTGCGCCGGATGTACCCGGACGTCGAGCGCCCCTTCCGGGTACCCGTCTCCGACCGCGGCTTCGCGCTGCTCGGCTGGCTGGCCTTCGCCTGGATCGTGCTCGGCTCCTGGGTCGCCGTCTTCCCCGGCACCCTCGAGCGCGTCTTCGGCCTCGACTACCCGTTCAAGGACTACTGGGGGGTCTCCCAGGCGACCTTCGAGGCCTTCACCCTCGGCACCCTCGCCGTGATCGGCGCCCTCGGCGCGATCGGCTACGTGTTCGGCCGCTCCGTGCGCGCCGGCAGTGCCGCTGACAACCCCGACACCCCCGACAACCAGATCAAGGAAACCGTCCGATGA
- a CDS encoding TetR/AcrR family transcriptional regulator, which translates to MARRKDQAARREHLIAATLTVIARHGLSGVTMKNIAEEAGISPRLVAYYYPELDGLVEAAHQAATDRYYWSRQQVVAGDLSPVEKLGRLMYSGLPRGEDLLLSQVLDEISVSASRSPMHATLMTLLFDREVSLYTAVLEVGRATGVFTLVDEADAIARNFVALEDAFGLHLLAHNSSLTLERAEEQLASYALAATGVRVTPTRPDLPNTAKKA; encoded by the coding sequence ATGGCACGACGCAAGGACCAGGCGGCCCGCCGCGAGCACCTCATCGCGGCGACGCTGACGGTCATCGCCCGGCACGGCCTGAGCGGTGTGACGATGAAGAACATCGCCGAGGAGGCGGGCATCTCGCCGCGCCTGGTCGCGTACTACTACCCCGAGCTCGACGGGCTCGTCGAGGCCGCCCACCAGGCCGCCACCGACCGCTACTACTGGTCGCGCCAGCAGGTCGTGGCGGGCGACCTCTCCCCGGTCGAGAAGCTCGGTCGCCTCATGTACTCGGGCCTCCCCCGCGGCGAGGACCTGCTGCTCAGCCAGGTGCTCGACGAGATCTCGGTCAGCGCCAGCCGCAGCCCGATGCACGCCACCTTGATGACACTGCTGTTCGACCGCGAGGTCTCGCTCTACACCGCGGTGCTCGAGGTCGGGCGCGCCACCGGCGTGTTCACGCTGGTCGACGAAGCCGACGCGATCGCCCGCAACTTCGTGGCGCTCGAGGACGCCTTCGGCCTGCACCTGCTGGCCCACAACTCGTCACTGACGCTCGAGCGGGCCGAGGAGCAGCTGGCCAGCTACGCGCTGGCCGCGACCGGCGTGCGGGTCACTCCCACCCGCCCTGACCTGCCGAACACCGCAAAGAAAGCCTAG